From a single Streptomyces misionensis genomic region:
- the rbsK gene encoding ribokinase, translated as MTHIAVLGSTTMDLVTRAARAPRPGETVTGREFRTIPGGKGAGQAIAAARAGATVSMIGAVGTDAFGARLRETLEHSGVDTDFLRTVEGPSGTAHIVVDDEGGNSIVVVPGANGTVDHLSPGDEGVIASADALLLQLEIPLAAVVAGAEAARRHGVRTILTPSPARPLPPELLASTDLLVPNEEEAITLTGHPDPRTAAAALLEAVPCAVVTLGATGCLYVTRDAEPLVVPAPRVEAVDPTGAGDTFAGALAVALAEEKPVREALSWAAAAASLTVERAGASASMPYRPEIDARFTS; from the coding sequence ATGACCCACATCGCCGTCCTCGGCAGCACCACCATGGACCTCGTCACCCGTGCCGCCAGGGCCCCGCGGCCCGGGGAGACCGTGACCGGCCGGGAGTTCCGCACGATCCCCGGCGGCAAGGGCGCGGGACAGGCGATCGCCGCCGCGCGGGCCGGGGCCACTGTGTCGATGATCGGCGCGGTCGGCACCGACGCGTTCGGGGCGCGGCTGCGGGAGACCCTCGAACACTCCGGTGTGGACACGGACTTCCTGCGCACGGTCGAGGGCCCGTCCGGCACCGCGCACATCGTGGTGGACGACGAGGGCGGCAACTCGATCGTCGTCGTCCCGGGCGCCAACGGCACCGTCGACCACCTCTCGCCCGGCGACGAGGGGGTGATCGCCTCCGCCGACGCGCTGCTGCTCCAGCTGGAGATCCCCCTGGCGGCGGTGGTCGCGGGTGCCGAGGCCGCCCGCCGGCACGGGGTCCGGACCATCCTGACGCCGTCGCCCGCCCGGCCGCTGCCGCCCGAACTCCTCGCCTCGACCGACTTGTTGGTGCCCAACGAGGAGGAGGCGATCACCCTCACCGGACACCCCGACCCGCGGACGGCCGCCGCCGCGCTGCTGGAGGCGGTGCCGTGCGCGGTGGTCACGCTGGGCGCGACCGGCTGTCTGTACGTGACCCGCGACGCGGAGCCGCTGGTGGTGCCCGCGCCGCGGGTCGAGGCCGTGGACCCCACCGGCGCGGGCGACACCTTCGCCGGGGCCCTCGCGGTGGCCCTCGCCGAGGAGAAGCCCGTGCGCGAGGCCCTGTCCTGGGCCGCCGCCGCGGCCTCGCTCACGGTCGAGCGGGCGGGGGCGTCCGCCTCGATGCCGTACCGCCCGGAGATCGACGCGCGGTTCACCTCATGA
- a CDS encoding VIT1/CCC1 transporter family protein has product MAIIETEAALHEAHRDNHTHRDVNGGWLRPAVFGAMDGLVSNLALMTGVAGGSVSHQTIVITGLAGLAAGAFSMAAGEYTSVASQRELVQAELDVERRELRRHPQDEEDELAALYVARGVAPELAREVARQLSKDPEQALEIHAREELGIDPGDLPSPLVAAVSSFGSFALGALLPVLPYLLGATALWPALVLALIGLFGCGAVVAKVTARSWWFSGLRQLALGGAAAGVTYALGVLFGTAVG; this is encoded by the coding sequence ATGGCCATCATCGAAACCGAGGCCGCGCTGCACGAAGCGCACCGCGACAACCACACGCACCGCGATGTGAACGGCGGCTGGCTGCGCCCCGCCGTCTTCGGCGCGATGGACGGCCTGGTCTCCAACCTCGCCCTGATGACCGGTGTGGCCGGCGGCTCCGTCAGCCACCAGACCATCGTCATCACCGGACTCGCGGGACTCGCCGCGGGCGCCTTCTCCATGGCGGCCGGCGAGTACACCTCCGTCGCCTCCCAGCGCGAGCTGGTCCAGGCGGAGCTGGACGTCGAGCGCCGTGAGCTGCGCCGGCACCCGCAGGACGAGGAGGACGAGCTGGCGGCGCTCTACGTCGCCCGGGGCGTGGCCCCCGAGCTGGCCCGTGAGGTGGCCCGGCAGCTGTCCAAGGATCCCGAGCAGGCCCTGGAGATACACGCCCGCGAGGAGCTGGGCATCGACCCCGGCGACCTGCCGTCGCCGCTGGTCGCGGCCGTCTCCTCGTTCGGCTCCTTCGCCCTGGGCGCGCTGCTGCCGGTGCTGCCGTACCTGCTCGGCGCCACCGCGCTGTGGCCCGCCCTGGTGCTCGCGCTGATCGGACTCTTCGGTTGCGGCGCCGTCGTGGCGAAGGTGACCGCGCGCAGCTGGTGGTTCAGCGGGCTGCGGCAGCTCGCGCTGGGTGGCGCGGCCGCCGGTGTGACGTACGCCCTGGGTGTGCTGTTCGGAACGGCCGTAGGATGA
- a CDS encoding ADP-ribosylglycohydrolase family protein — MLRLTWVQPEDLLGHELRQARLDGREPSRIEERWRAAGGPDAPERAGASAHRVSRYLRLLAEDLLDELADLPSRLADDEPTELAAIRAACPDWPAPRPAPSPGPLALEASWLGRAIGCLLGKPVEKLPLDGIRALARAAGNWPLGGYFTARGVPGELLAAHPWNRRSAATSLAENIDGMPADDDLDYPLLNLLLLQRHGRNFTTEDVARLWLEELPPGRTFTAERLAYRNLLTGVEPPHTARHRNPFREWIGALIRADVHGWTNPGDPAGAAEQAYRDAVLTHTTNGVYAAMFTAATLATAATGEHDVHACLRAGRTVVPPRSRLAEAIGHALRLAAAHEDFDDVVDELHARYAPTHHWVHAIPNTALLVAALAHADGDFTGSVRRAVAGGLDTDSVGATAGSVAGLLAGSPTALPEHWRVPLKNRLATGVADFDGSGFDALAHLTHLEAIRP; from the coding sequence GTGCTCCGACTGACCTGGGTCCAGCCCGAGGACCTGCTCGGCCACGAACTGCGCCAGGCCCGCCTGGACGGCCGGGAGCCGTCGCGGATCGAGGAGCGCTGGCGGGCGGCGGGCGGTCCGGACGCCCCGGAGCGCGCGGGCGCCTCCGCGCACCGCGTCTCCCGCTATCTGCGGCTGCTGGCCGAGGACCTGCTGGACGAACTGGCCGATCTGCCCAGCCGGCTGGCCGACGACGAGCCGACCGAGCTGGCCGCGATCCGCGCGGCGTGCCCCGACTGGCCCGCCCCGCGGCCCGCCCCGTCGCCGGGACCGCTCGCGCTGGAGGCGTCCTGGCTGGGCCGGGCCATCGGCTGCCTGCTGGGCAAACCGGTGGAGAAGCTGCCCCTGGACGGTATCCGCGCCCTGGCCAGGGCGGCCGGGAACTGGCCGCTCGGCGGCTACTTCACCGCCCGGGGCGTCCCCGGGGAGCTGCTCGCCGCCCACCCCTGGAACCGCCGCTCGGCCGCCACCTCCCTCGCCGAGAACATCGACGGCATGCCCGCGGACGACGACCTCGACTACCCCCTGCTCAACCTGCTGCTGCTCCAGCGCCACGGCAGGAACTTCACCACCGAGGACGTGGCCCGGCTGTGGCTCGAAGAGCTGCCGCCCGGCCGGACGTTCACCGCGGAACGCCTCGCCTACCGCAACCTGCTCACCGGCGTCGAACCACCGCACACCGCCCGGCACCGCAACCCGTTCCGGGAGTGGATCGGCGCCCTGATCCGCGCCGACGTGCACGGCTGGACCAACCCCGGCGACCCGGCCGGCGCCGCCGAACAGGCCTACCGGGACGCGGTGTTGACGCACACCACCAACGGCGTCTACGCGGCCATGTTCACCGCCGCCACCCTCGCCACGGCCGCCACCGGCGAACACGACGTGCACGCCTGTCTGCGGGCGGGCCGGACGGTGGTCCCGCCCCGCTCCCGGCTGGCCGAGGCCATCGGGCACGCGCTGCGCCTCGCCGCCGCGCACGAGGACTTCGACGACGTGGTGGACGAGCTCCACGCCCGCTACGCCCCCACCCACCACTGGGTGCACGCCATCCCCAACACCGCCCTGCTGGTCGCCGCCCTCGCCCACGCCGACGGCGACTTCACCGGCTCCGTGCGCCGCGCGGTGGCGGGCGGTCTGGACACCGACTCGGTCGGCGCGACGGCGGGCAGTGTCGCCGGGCTCCTCGCGGGCTCCCCCACCGCGCTCCCCGAGCACTGGCGGGTGCCGCTGAAGAACCGGCTCGCCACCGGCGTCGCCGACTTCGACGGCAGCGGCTTCGACGCCCTGGCCCACCTCACGCACCTGGAGGCGATCCGCCCATGA
- a CDS encoding DsbA family protein: MSEKNRDGKRTARERLAVEREKQKAAEKRRRTLIVGAAVVCVLGLAAVIGVVAANSGKNKSSSSAGPVVAPSGAQGKDGLAIPVGKDGARSTLTIWEDFRCPACQAFEAAYRPTLHELADAGKLRIEYHLVRLIDGNLGGTGSLRAANAAACAQDAGKFRDYHDTLYANQPKETDDAFASNAKLITLAGKVSGLDTPAYRTCVDGGTHDSWVNRSQKAFQSGGFTGTPTVLLGGKNIYQDQSMTPAKLKQMVEAGDRG, translated from the coding sequence GTGAGCGAGAAGAACCGTGACGGAAAGCGCACCGCCCGGGAGCGGCTGGCGGTCGAGCGCGAGAAGCAGAAGGCCGCGGAGAAGCGGCGGCGCACGCTGATCGTGGGCGCTGCCGTCGTCTGTGTCCTGGGCCTCGCGGCGGTGATCGGCGTGGTCGCCGCGAACTCGGGCAAGAACAAGAGCAGCAGCAGCGCGGGGCCGGTCGTGGCGCCCTCCGGCGCCCAGGGCAAGGACGGCCTCGCGATCCCGGTCGGCAAGGACGGCGCCAGATCCACGCTCACGATCTGGGAGGACTTCCGCTGCCCCGCCTGCCAGGCCTTCGAGGCGGCGTACCGGCCCACGCTCCACGAACTGGCCGACGCGGGCAAGCTCAGGATCGAGTACCACCTGGTCCGGCTGATCGACGGCAACCTCGGCGGCACCGGCTCCCTGCGCGCGGCCAACGCCGCCGCCTGCGCCCAGGACGCCGGGAAGTTCCGCGACTACCACGACACGCTGTACGCGAACCAGCCCAAGGAGACCGACGACGCCTTCGCGAGCAACGCCAAGCTGATCACCCTGGCCGGCAAGGTGAGCGGCCTGGACACGCCCGCCTACCGCACATGCGTGGACGGCGGTACGCACGACAGCTGGGTGAACCGCTCCCAGAAGGCCTTCCAGAGCGGCGGCTTCACCGGCACGCCCACGGTGCTGCTGGGCGGCAAGAACATCTACCAGGACCAGTCGATGACACCGGCCAAGCTCAAGCAGATGGTGGAGGCGGGCGACCGCGGGTAA
- a CDS encoding CaiB/BaiF CoA transferase family protein, translating to MSGEPTPPGNPAIPGDPAPLGVPALGGLRVLDLATLFAGPMAASLLGDFGAEVIKVEHPLRPDPSRGHGPAKDGVGLWWKVLGRNKRAITLDLSRPGGRATLLRLAATADVVIENFRPGTLERWGLGWDALSAANPRLVLARVTAFGQFGPYAHRPGFGTLAEAMSGFAALTGEPEAPPVLPPFGLADSIAGLTTAYGVLTALAARERTGAGQVVDMAIIEPILSVLGPHPTWYDQLGYVQERTGNRSANNAPRNTYRTADGTWVAVSTSAQSVAERVLRLVGRPELTEQPWFATGAGRAAHADVLDEAVGTWIAARTRAEVLAAFEAAQAAVAPVQDVRDVLADPQYRALDTVTTVPDPELGPLRLQNVLFRLSETPGAIRWAGRPHGADTDAVLTELGLTPDEIAALREEGAL from the coding sequence ATGAGCGGGGAGCCGACGCCCCCCGGGAACCCGGCCATCCCCGGGGACCCGGCGCCACTCGGGGTCCCGGCGCTGGGCGGGCTGCGGGTGCTGGACCTGGCGACGCTCTTCGCCGGCCCCATGGCCGCGTCGCTGCTCGGCGACTTCGGCGCAGAGGTGATCAAGGTCGAGCATCCGCTGCGGCCGGACCCGTCCCGGGGCCACGGACCGGCCAAGGACGGGGTGGGCCTGTGGTGGAAGGTGCTCGGCCGCAACAAGCGCGCCATCACCCTCGACCTGTCCCGGCCGGGCGGCCGGGCGACGCTGCTGCGGCTCGCCGCCACCGCCGACGTGGTGATCGAGAACTTCCGCCCCGGCACCCTGGAGAGGTGGGGCCTGGGCTGGGACGCGCTGTCCGCGGCCAACCCCCGACTGGTGCTCGCCCGAGTCACCGCGTTCGGCCAGTTCGGGCCGTACGCGCACCGCCCCGGCTTCGGCACCCTCGCCGAGGCGATGAGCGGCTTCGCCGCGCTCACCGGGGAGCCGGAGGCGCCCCCGGTGCTGCCGCCCTTCGGACTCGCCGACTCGATCGCGGGCCTGACCACCGCGTACGGCGTGCTGACCGCGCTGGCCGCGCGCGAGCGCACCGGCGCCGGGCAGGTCGTGGACATGGCGATCATCGAGCCGATCCTGTCCGTGCTCGGCCCGCACCCCACCTGGTACGACCAGCTCGGCTACGTCCAGGAACGCACCGGCAACCGGTCCGCGAACAACGCCCCGCGCAACACGTACCGCACCGCCGACGGCACCTGGGTCGCCGTCTCCACCTCCGCGCAGTCGGTCGCGGAACGGGTGCTGCGGCTGGTGGGGCGCCCGGAGCTGACCGAGCAGCCGTGGTTCGCCACCGGCGCGGGCCGGGCCGCGCACGCCGACGTGCTGGACGAGGCCGTCGGCACCTGGATCGCCGCCCGCACCCGCGCGGAGGTCCTGGCCGCGTTCGAGGCGGCACAGGCGGCGGTGGCTCCGGTGCAGGACGTCCGGGACGTGCTGGCGGACCCCCAGTACCGGGCCCTGGACACGGTGACCACCGTGCCGGACCCGGAGCTGGGCCCGCTGCGGTTGCAGAACGTGCTGTTCCGGCTGTCCGAGACCCCCGGCGCGATTCGCTGGGCCGGCCGCCCGCACGGCGCGGACACCGACGCGGTCCTCACCGAGCTGGGCCTCACCCCGGACGAGATCGCCGCGCTGCGCGAGGAGGGCGCGCTGTGA
- a CDS encoding ADP-ribosylglycohydrolase family protein, which produces MRPRRVEGLLLGLAAGDAAGWPAARHRAARMPEWTRRLTRELDAFAEQNATTTLPVPIALNQPPGPLRLGPSDDAEWAAFAAEAVLRAGTDDALGDLSRDRRMRAAIDLTWTAVACEVAAAADRAPEIESAVLPLRARISVRAGLGNLATGLRPPATGHDNPHYFDDAACVRACALAVAHPGDPERAAALAEFDARYTQDGDGVHGARAMAAAVALALAGADPGACVTAALAELPPDTEIGRNARHALALAEDGAPAFALVPVLEHQIVDHVYSYGVAAAETVPVALALATAARGRIAEAVPAAACLSRVADSAPALAGALTGALGGGAAIPETWRDACRVLPGCALPRLTGTDLVELAGLLEAAQPARPGG; this is translated from the coding sequence GTGAGGCCGCGACGGGTCGAGGGGCTGCTGCTGGGCCTCGCCGCGGGCGACGCCGCAGGCTGGCCCGCCGCCCGGCACCGCGCCGCCCGCATGCCCGAGTGGACCCGCCGTCTCACCCGGGAGCTGGACGCCTTCGCGGAACAGAACGCGACCACCACCCTCCCGGTGCCGATCGCCCTGAACCAGCCGCCCGGCCCGCTCCGCCTCGGCCCCTCCGACGACGCCGAATGGGCGGCCTTCGCCGCGGAGGCGGTCCTGCGGGCCGGCACCGACGACGCCCTCGGCGACCTCAGCCGGGACCGCCGGATGCGCGCCGCCATCGACCTCACCTGGACCGCTGTCGCCTGCGAGGTCGCCGCCGCCGCGGACCGCGCGCCGGAGATCGAGTCCGCCGTGCTCCCGCTGCGCGCCCGGATCTCGGTGCGGGCCGGTCTCGGCAACCTCGCCACCGGCCTGCGCCCGCCCGCCACCGGTCACGACAACCCGCACTACTTCGACGACGCGGCCTGCGTCCGCGCCTGCGCCCTGGCGGTGGCCCACCCCGGCGACCCCGAACGCGCCGCCGCCCTCGCCGAGTTCGACGCCCGCTACACCCAGGACGGCGACGGCGTGCACGGCGCCCGGGCCATGGCGGCCGCCGTGGCGCTCGCCCTGGCCGGCGCGGACCCCGGCGCCTGCGTCACGGCCGCCCTCGCCGAACTCCCGCCCGACACCGAGATCGGCCGCAACGCCCGGCACGCGCTCGCCCTCGCCGAGGACGGCGCGCCCGCCTTCGCCCTCGTCCCCGTGCTGGAGCACCAGATCGTGGACCACGTCTACAGCTACGGCGTCGCGGCCGCCGAGACCGTCCCCGTCGCCCTCGCGCTGGCCACCGCCGCCCGCGGCCGGATCGCCGAGGCCGTACCCGCCGCCGCCTGTCTGTCCCGGGTCGCCGACTCGGCCCCCGCGCTCGCGGGCGCCCTCACCGGCGCCCTCGGCGGCGGCGCGGCGATCCCGGAGACCTGGCGCGACGCCTGCCGCGTCCTGCCGGGCTGTGCCCTGCCGAGGCTCACCGGCACCGACCTGGTGGAACTCGCCGGACTCCTGGAAGCCGCACAACCGGCCCGCCCAGGAGGATGA
- a CDS encoding ADP-ribosylglycohydrolase family protein: MASTACTPPPPLPSPEAAPGLRDRARGALLGLAVGDALGAPAENLKPSEIRARWGRITDFVTDRPQGTDDTEYALFSGLLLARHGSALTPAHVEAAWHEWIADRAEGTFRGAGFSERGTLENLRRGLAAPVSAQHRHAWSDGLAMRAAPFGVFAAGRPGEAARLVAIDGAVSHEGEGIHGGQAVAAGVAAAMAGAPVPVVIAAALAVIPDDSWTARSLRRAVAVAHRGERAVRSAVVIGGYPWTDLAPEAVALAFGAYATADGDFREAVLTAVNMGRDADTTAAVAGALAGATRGAAAIPPHWAEAIGPVRGRCLPSMAGRRVEEVADLLVPPPAEPPAPLRPTEPLVSPLAAALQPTEPPAPSTSPAQQPTSPVASPLPAALQPADPPAPSLPPATLPTDPPAPSLPPAPQPAELPPATAPAPPLRSAEPGGRRGKVRWSRVLSPLVGADREGRS; encoded by the coding sequence ATGGCATCGACCGCCTGCACTCCCCCACCCCCGCTCCCCTCGCCCGAAGCGGCCCCCGGGCTCCGCGACCGGGCCCGGGGCGCCCTGCTCGGCCTGGCCGTCGGCGACGCGCTCGGCGCCCCCGCGGAGAACCTGAAGCCCTCCGAGATCCGCGCCCGCTGGGGCCGCATCACGGACTTCGTGACCGACCGGCCGCAGGGCACGGACGACACCGAGTACGCGCTCTTCTCGGGCCTGCTGCTGGCCCGGCACGGCTCGGCGCTCACCCCGGCGCACGTGGAGGCGGCCTGGCACGAGTGGATCGCCGACCGGGCCGAGGGCACCTTCCGCGGCGCGGGCTTCAGCGAGCGGGGCACGCTGGAGAACCTGCGCCGGGGCCTGGCCGCGCCGGTCTCCGCGCAGCACCGGCACGCCTGGAGCGACGGCCTGGCGATGCGGGCGGCCCCCTTCGGGGTGTTCGCGGCCGGGCGCCCCGGGGAGGCGGCCCGCCTGGTCGCGATCGACGGCGCGGTCAGCCACGAGGGCGAGGGCATCCACGGCGGGCAGGCGGTCGCGGCCGGGGTGGCCGCGGCCATGGCGGGCGCACCGGTCCCGGTGGTGATCGCCGCCGCGCTCGCGGTGATCCCGGACGACTCCTGGACCGCCCGCTCGCTGCGCCGCGCCGTGGCCGTGGCCCACCGCGGCGAGCGCGCCGTCCGTTCCGCCGTCGTCATCGGCGGCTATCCCTGGACCGACCTCGCCCCCGAGGCCGTCGCCCTCGCCTTCGGCGCCTACGCCACGGCCGACGGCGACTTCCGCGAGGCGGTCCTCACGGCCGTCAACATGGGCCGCGACGCCGACACCACGGCGGCGGTGGCGGGCGCCCTGGCCGGCGCGACCCGGGGCGCGGCCGCGATCCCGCCGCACTGGGCCGAGGCGATCGGCCCGGTGCGGGGGCGGTGCCTGCCGTCGATGGCGGGACGGCGGGTGGAGGAGGTGGCGGACCTGCTGGTACCGCCGCCCGCGGAACCACCCGCGCCGCTCCGCCCCACCGAACCACTCGTGTCCCCTCTTGCCGCGGCCCTCCAACCCACCGAGCCGCCCGCGCCGTCGACCTCCCCGGCCCAGCAACCCACCAGCCCAGTCGCGTCACCCCTCCCGGCGGCCCTCCAGCCCGCCGATCCGCCCGCACCGTCGCTCCCCCCGGCCACCCTCCCCACCGACCCGCCCGCGCCCTCCCTGCCCCCCGCCCCCCAGCCCGCCGAGCTGCCCCCGGCCACGGCCCCTGCGCCCCCGCTCCGGTCCGCCGAGCCGGGTGGCAGGCGGGGGAAGGTCCGGTGGTCCAGGGTGCTCAGTCCCCTCGTCGGCGCGGACCGCGAGGGCCGGTCGTGA
- the lgt gene encoding prolipoprotein diacylglyceryl transferase → MELAYIPSPSRGVLYLGPIPLRGYAFCIIIGVFIAVWLGNRRWVARGGQSGTVADIAVWAVPFGLVGGRLYHVITDYELYFSPGRDWVDAFKVWQGGLGIWGAIALGALGAWIGARRRGIPMPAYADAVAPGIALAQAMGRWGNWFNQELYGRETHVPWALHITSSEGGRVPGYYHPTFLYESLWCIGVAFLVIWADRRFKLGHGRAFALYVAAYCVGRGWIEYMRVDDAHHILGLRLNDWTALIVFLLAVTYMIVSAKRRPGREEIVEPLAVTASADGRDTDKETDAASEKSDSEKAVPGKAVPGKSAEPADEPGTAAGAPESATKQS, encoded by the coding sequence ATGGAACTTGCCTACATTCCCAGCCCGTCGCGCGGGGTGCTGTACCTCGGCCCCATCCCGCTGCGCGGCTACGCCTTCTGCATCATCATCGGCGTCTTCATCGCCGTCTGGCTCGGCAACAGGCGCTGGGTCGCCCGCGGCGGGCAGTCCGGCACGGTCGCCGACATCGCGGTGTGGGCCGTACCGTTCGGTCTGGTCGGTGGCCGGCTGTACCACGTGATCACGGACTACGAGCTGTACTTCAGCCCCGGCCGTGACTGGGTGGACGCCTTCAAGGTGTGGCAGGGCGGCCTGGGCATCTGGGGCGCGATCGCGCTGGGCGCGCTGGGCGCCTGGATCGGGGCGCGGCGCCGGGGCATCCCGATGCCCGCGTACGCCGACGCCGTCGCGCCCGGCATCGCCCTCGCGCAGGCCATGGGCCGCTGGGGCAACTGGTTCAACCAGGAGCTGTACGGCCGGGAGACCCATGTCCCCTGGGCGCTGCACATCACCTCCTCCGAGGGTGGCCGGGTGCCGGGCTACTACCACCCGACGTTCCTCTACGAGTCCCTGTGGTGCATCGGCGTCGCGTTCCTGGTGATCTGGGCGGACCGCCGCTTCAAGCTGGGCCATGGCCGGGCGTTCGCGCTGTACGTCGCCGCGTACTGCGTGGGCCGGGGCTGGATCGAGTACATGCGGGTGGACGACGCCCACCACATCCTCGGCCTGCGCCTCAACGACTGGACCGCCCTGATCGTCTTCCTGCTGGCGGTCACCTACATGATCGTCTCCGCGAAGCGCCGTCCCGGCCGCGAGGAGATCGTGGAGCCCCTCGCGGTCACGGCATCGGCGGACGGCAGGGACACGGACAAGGAGACGGACGCGGCCTCCGAGAAGTCCGACTCCGAGAAGGCCGTTCCCGGGAAGGCCGTTCCGGGGAAGTCCGCCGAGCCGGCGGACGAGCCGGGCACGGCCGCCGGGGCACCCGAGTCGGCGACGAAGCAGAGCTGA
- a CDS encoding ADP-ribosylglycohydrolase family protein → MTPMQLKGPEEERAGLRSPGLDDRITGALVGAAVGDALGGPVEGYSPEQITERHGGRVRGIVGPWHGDAWRTARPLAPYHKGDGHVTDDTLMTHALIRVYDRVRDHLDAYALAEHLVPDLMTEPRWIPELEAEALPLHRLFLAEKWLVARLAYGHADPREAGVGNIVNCGAAMYMAPVGLVNAADPRAAYAEALDVAGAHQSSYGREAAGVFAAAVAAATAPDATPDSVVAACLATAKDGTRTAIEKVCEVACGYDEFEPALGPLRAAVAPYDTVGPDYRAPSLAARRPSRLHSIEELPVALGMLVVCGGDYRQAVLGSVNYGRDCDSIATMAGALAGALGSPVPEEWARTVARASRLDLWRPARTLARVAREIFARDVERRRAHERAFAALGGTPCSD, encoded by the coding sequence ATGACGCCCATGCAACTCAAAGGCCCCGAAGAGGAGCGCGCCGGGCTCCGCTCGCCCGGTCTGGACGACCGGATCACCGGCGCCCTCGTCGGCGCCGCCGTCGGTGACGCCCTCGGCGGACCCGTCGAGGGGTACTCCCCCGAGCAGATCACCGAACGGCACGGCGGCCGGGTGCGCGGCATCGTCGGCCCCTGGCACGGCGACGCCTGGCGCACCGCCCGCCCCTTGGCGCCTTACCACAAGGGCGACGGCCACGTCACCGACGACACCCTGATGACCCACGCGCTGATCCGGGTCTACGACCGGGTCCGGGACCACCTCGACGCCTACGCGCTGGCCGAGCACCTGGTGCCGGACCTGATGACCGAGCCCCGCTGGATCCCCGAACTGGAGGCGGAGGCACTGCCGCTGCACCGGCTGTTCCTCGCCGAGAAGTGGCTGGTGGCCCGGCTCGCCTACGGGCACGCGGACCCCCGGGAGGCGGGCGTCGGCAACATCGTCAACTGCGGTGCGGCGATGTACATGGCCCCCGTCGGCCTGGTCAACGCGGCCGATCCGCGGGCCGCGTACGCGGAGGCGCTGGACGTCGCCGGTGCCCACCAGTCGTCGTACGGCAGGGAGGCGGCCGGTGTCTTCGCCGCGGCCGTCGCCGCCGCCACCGCGCCGGACGCGACCCCGGACTCGGTGGTGGCCGCCTGCCTGGCGACGGCCAAGGACGGCACCCGGACGGCGATCGAGAAGGTCTGCGAAGTGGCCTGCGGATACGACGAGTTCGAACCGGCGCTCGGACCGCTGCGCGCGGCCGTCGCCCCGTACGACACGGTCGGCCCGGACTACCGCGCCCCCTCCCTCGCCGCCCGCCGCCCCTCCCGGCTGCACTCCATCGAGGAACTGCCCGTGGCGCTCGGCATGTTGGTGGTCTGCGGCGGCGACTACCGGCAGGCGGTGCTCGGTTCGGTCAACTACGGCCGCGACTGCGACTCGATCGCCACGATGGCCGGTGCGCTCGCGGGCGCCCTCGGTTCCCCGGTGCCCGAGGAGTGGGCGCGGACCGTGGCGCGGGCGAGCCGCCTGGACCTGTGGCGGCCGGCCCGCACCCTCGCCCGGGTCGCCCGCGAGATCTTCGCCCGCGACGTCGAGCGGCGCCGCGCCCACGAACGGGCCTTCGCCGCCCTGGGAGGTACGCCGTGCTCCGACTGA
- a CDS encoding HpcH/HpaI aldolase/citrate lyase family protein codes for MTPLTWLYVPGDRPRVIAKALSAGADVVVIDLEDAVAPDRKEYARDATADLLAEPPPVPVHVRVNALGTPWASADLAALAGLRGLSALRLPKVTAPAEVRQVAARTPLPLHALLESALAIERAYAIARAHPALRGISLGETDLRADLGVRADAGLDWPRSRVIVAARAAGLPPPPQTVHPDIRDLEGLAASCAHGRALGFLGRAAIHPRQLPVIERAYLPSPTEVEHAETVLKAATAQEGAQALPDGRFVDAAVVAEARRTLSLARRGS; via the coding sequence GTGACCCCGCTGACCTGGCTCTACGTTCCCGGCGACCGGCCCCGGGTGATCGCCAAGGCGCTGTCGGCGGGCGCCGACGTGGTGGTGATCGACCTGGAGGACGCGGTGGCCCCCGACCGCAAGGAGTACGCGCGGGACGCCACGGCCGACCTCCTCGCGGAGCCGCCGCCGGTGCCGGTGCACGTCCGCGTCAACGCCCTGGGCACCCCGTGGGCGAGCGCCGACCTCGCGGCGCTCGCCGGGCTGCGGGGCCTGTCCGCGCTCCGGCTGCCGAAGGTGACGGCCCCGGCGGAGGTACGCCAGGTCGCCGCGCGCACCCCGCTCCCCCTCCACGCGCTGCTGGAGTCGGCCCTCGCCATCGAGCGCGCGTACGCCATCGCCCGCGCGCACCCGGCCCTGCGGGGCATCTCCCTGGGCGAGACGGACCTCCGGGCCGACCTGGGGGTGCGGGCGGACGCGGGGCTGGACTGGCCGCGCTCCCGCGTGATCGTCGCGGCCCGCGCCGCGGGGCTGCCGCCACCGCCGCAGACGGTCCACCCCGACATCCGCGACCTGGAGGGGCTGGCCGCCTCCTGCGCCCACGGCCGCGCCCTGGGCTTCCTCGGCCGCGCCGCGATCCACCCGCGCCAGCTCCCGGTGATCGAGCGCGCCTATCTGCCCAGCCCGACGGAGGTCGAGCACGCCGAGACCGTCCTCAAGGCCGCCACCGCCCAGGAGGGCGCCCAAGCGCTGCCCGACGGCCGCTTCGTCGACGCGGCCGTGGTGGCCGAGGCCCGCCGCACGCTGTCCCTCGCCCGCAGAGGGAGCTGA